From Xiphophorus maculatus strain JP 163 A chromosome 12, X_maculatus-5.0-male, whole genome shotgun sequence, the proteins below share one genomic window:
- the LOC102227834 gene encoding creatine kinase U-type, mitochondrial, giving the protein MANSFTRMITGRNTAVMMAMGAGTLASAFLLNDSTAAAERRRFYPPSADYPDLRKHNNCMAAAMTPTIYARLRDKATPNNWTVDQCIQTGVDNPGHPFIKTVGMVAGDEESYEVFAELFDPVIKDRHNGYDPRTMKHPTDLDSSKVTSGMFDERYVLSSRVRTGRSIRGLSLPPACTRSERREVERVVVTALSGLKGELAGRYYSLGEMTEREQQQLIDEHFLFDKPVSPLLTAAGMARDWPDARGIWHNNEKNFLIWINEEDHTRVISMEKGGNMKRVFERFCRGLKKVEHLIQERGWEFMWNERMGYILTCPSNLGTGLRAGVHIRLPLLSKDPRFKKILENLRLQKRGTGGVDTAATGDTFDISNLDRLGKSEVELVQLVIDGVNYLIECEKRLERGQDIKIPSPIAQFKR; this is encoded by the exons ATGGCGAACTCTTTCACCCGCATGATAACTGGTCGTAACACAGCAGTGATGATGGCCATGGGAGCCGGCACTTTGGCATCTGCATTTCTCCTCAATGACAGcactgctgcagctgaaagGAGGAGGTTCTATCCCCCAAG TGCTGATTACCCTGACCTGAGGAAGCACAACAATTGCATGGCAGCAGCAATGACCCCGACCATTTATGCTCGTCTGAGGGACAAGGCAACGCCCAACAATTGGACCGTGGATCAGTGCATCCAGACTGGAGTGGACAACCCTGGACACCCCTTCATTAAAACTGTGGGCATGGTGGCTGGGGATGAAGAAAGCTACGAG gtgttTGCGGAGCTCTTTGATCCTGTTATTAAGGATAGACACAATGGATATGACCCTCGTACCATGAAGCACCCCACTGATCTGGATTCTTCCAAG GTCACCTCAGGAATGTTTGATGAGCGCTACGTGTTGTCATCCCGTGTGCGCACCGGGCGCAGCATTCGCGGACTGAGCCTCCCACCTGCGTGCACACGGTCCGAGCGCCGCGAGGTGGAGCGTGTGGTTGTCACAGCCCTTTCTGGCCTGAAAGGAGAACTGGCCGGCCGATACTACAGCCTGGGAGAGATGACTGAGAGAGAGCAACAGCAGCTTATCGAC gagcacttcctgtttgataAACCTGTATCACCTTTGCTCACGGCAGCTGGAATGGCCAGAGACTGGCCTGATGCTCGTGGTATCTG GCACAACAATGAGAAGAACTTCTTGATCTGGATTAATGAGGAGGACCACACAAGGGTCATATCCATGGAGAAGGGAGGAAATATGAAGCGAGTGTTTGAGAGGTTCTGCAGAGGTCTCAAAAAG GTGGAGCATCTTATTCAAGAAAGAGGGTGGGAGTTCATGTGGAACGAACGTATGGGATACATCCTGACCTGCCCCTCTAACCTGGGCACGGGGCTCAGGGCTGGAGTGCATATTCGCCTGCCGTTGCTCAGCAAG GATCCCCGCTTTAAAAAGATCCTGGAGAACCTGAGACTACAGAAGCGAGGCACAGGAGGAGTGGACACGGCTGCCACCGGAGACACCTTTGACATCTCTAACCTCGACCGTCTGGGCAAGTCAGAG GTTGAGCTGGTACAATTAGTGATTGATGGTGTCAACTATCTCATTGAGTGTGAGAAGAGGCTTGAGAGGGGTCAGGACATCAAGATCCCTTCCCCAATCGCTCAGTTCAAGAGGTAA